Proteins co-encoded in one Kocuria flava genomic window:
- a CDS encoding amidohydrolase family protein: protein MPEPFTVEQYRRRTAGLGIAGGAVVAGSFQGHDQGWLLDALARLGPDWVGVAQLPETVADERLLALDAAGVRAVRVNLRRGGPVTPQQLDRLARRVHEVAGWHTELYVDARELPELAGVLAALPAVVVDHLGLHEDGLGHLLGFVERGAVVKATGFGRVALDPARAMAAVLAVDPRALVVGTDLPSTRAARPFADEDLELVRRTVPPEHLPAVLWDNAARLYLRRPRPGAAPARG from the coding sequence GTGCCGGAGCCGTTCACGGTCGAGCAGTACCGGCGGCGCACGGCCGGGCTGGGCATCGCCGGCGGCGCGGTCGTGGCGGGGTCCTTCCAGGGCCACGACCAGGGGTGGCTGCTCGACGCCCTCGCGCGCCTGGGCCCGGACTGGGTGGGCGTGGCCCAGCTGCCGGAGACCGTGGCCGACGAGCGGCTCCTCGCCCTCGACGCCGCGGGGGTGCGCGCCGTGCGCGTCAACCTGCGCCGCGGCGGCCCCGTGACCCCGCAGCAGCTGGACCGGCTGGCCCGCCGGGTGCACGAGGTCGCCGGGTGGCACACGGAGCTCTACGTCGACGCCCGGGAGCTGCCGGAGCTCGCCGGCGTCCTCGCCGCCCTGCCGGCGGTCGTGGTCGACCACCTCGGCCTGCACGAGGACGGGCTGGGGCACCTGCTCGGCTTCGTCGAGCGCGGGGCCGTGGTCAAGGCCACCGGCTTCGGCCGGGTCGCGCTCGACCCGGCCCGGGCGATGGCCGCCGTGCTCGCCGTGGACCCCCGGGCGCTCGTGGTCGGCACCGACCTGCCCTCCACCCGCGCCGCACGGCCCTTCGCCGACGAGGACCTCGAGCTCGTGCGCCGCACGGTTCCGCCCGAGCACCTGCCGGCGG